In Proteus vulgaris, one DNA window encodes the following:
- a CDS encoding Ail/Lom family outer membrane beta-barrel protein: MNRFLLISTSMLAISTLSFNAHAALNNTLSVGYAKSSIKFEGNKFEDNPKGVNFKYNHEFDNNWGVIGSLTYTKLTYDFYSYWGKIGTTEIDYVSLTAGPSYRFNDYFSAYGLIGLGHVNQEDKFYDYRGDYNKTSLAYGVGFQVNPIPNIAIDASYEYSKLDDAKFGTWVLGVGYRF, encoded by the coding sequence ATGAACCGTTTTTTACTTATTTCTACTTCAATGTTGGCAATTTCTACACTTTCTTTTAATGCACATGCTGCATTGAATAATACTCTTTCAGTAGGGTATGCTAAAAGTTCAATTAAATTCGAAGGTAATAAATTTGAGGATAATCCTAAAGGAGTTAACTTTAAATACAATCATGAATTTGATAATAATTGGGGCGTTATTGGCTCACTCACATATACAAAGTTAACATATGATTTCTATAGTTATTGGGGTAAAATAGGAACCACGGAAATTGATTATGTTTCATTAACAGCGGGTCCTAGCTATCGTTTCAATGATTACTTTAGTGCTTATGGGTTAATCGGTCTTGGTCATGTTAATCAAGAAGATAAGTTTTATGATTATCGCGGTGACTATAATAAAACGTCATTAGCTTATGGTGTAGGTTTTCAAGTAAATCCAATTCCTAATATCGCAATTGATGCATCTTATGAATATTCAAAGCTAGATGATGCTAAATTTGGGACTTGGGTGCTTGGTGTGGGTTACCGCTTCTAA
- a CDS encoding YciY family protein, protein MRHSRTEVARWRMMRQAIRKRRRWLEGQSRRNFRIYKMRKLDTSKKHRALLFVQQIEWNS, encoded by the coding sequence ATGAGACACAGTAGGACTGAAGTAGCTCGTTGGCGAATGATGAGACAAGCTATACGTAAACGTCGTCGATGGTTAGAAGGGCAATCTCGTCGTAATTTCCGAATTTATAAGATGCGTAAACTGGATACTTCAAAAAAACACAGAGCACTTTTATTTGTACAGCAGATTGAATGGAACTCATAA
- the cls gene encoding cardiolipin synthase, which produces MTTFYTVLSWLTFFFYWLLIAGVTFRVLMHRRPVTSTMTWLLIIYILPLVGVIAYFAFGELHLGKRRVEHAKQMWPSVVAWLEDLKKCKHIFATGTSDVATPLFQLTAKRQGIKGVKGNKIELLTTCEDSLNSITRDINNARDNIEMVFYIWQPGGLVEEVTDALIKAAKRGVKCRIMVDSAGSWNFFRTKGPDVMRAAGIEFVESLHVNLFRFFLRRMDLRQHRKIVLIDNYISYTGSMNMVDPRYFKQDSGVGQWIDIMVRMEGPVSTTLGMIYAFDWEMETGERHLPPPPDDNIMPCEQESGHTTQVIASGPGFPDELIQQSLITAIYSARKELVLTTPYFVPSDDLAHAISTAAMRGVEVSIIVPRSNDSFLVRWASRAFFTEMLEAGVKVFQFEDGLLHTKSVMVDGQLSMVGSVNLDMRSLWLNFEITVVIDDEGFGSDLSIVQYDYIARSTELTLDEWEKRPFFNRVLERICYFFSPLL; this is translated from the coding sequence ATGACAACATTTTATACTGTATTAAGTTGGCTAACCTTTTTCTTCTATTGGCTATTAATTGCAGGGGTCACATTTCGTGTCCTAATGCATCGACGTCCTGTCACCTCCACAATGACTTGGCTATTGATAATCTATATTCTGCCATTAGTCGGTGTTATTGCTTATTTTGCCTTTGGTGAATTACATCTTGGTAAACGGCGTGTTGAACATGCTAAGCAGATGTGGCCTTCTGTTGTTGCTTGGCTCGAAGACTTAAAAAAATGTAAGCATATTTTTGCAACGGGTACTAGTGATGTTGCAACACCTCTTTTTCAATTAACCGCTAAACGCCAAGGTATTAAAGGCGTTAAAGGGAATAAAATTGAGTTGTTAACTACCTGCGAAGATTCGTTGAACTCAATCACGCGAGACATTAATAATGCCCGCGATAATATTGAAATGGTTTTTTATATTTGGCAACCTGGTGGTTTAGTCGAAGAAGTGACAGATGCTTTAATCAAAGCCGCTAAACGGGGTGTAAAATGCCGTATCATGGTTGACTCTGCTGGAAGCTGGAATTTCTTTCGAACCAAAGGCCCTGATGTAATGAGAGCCGCGGGTATTGAGTTTGTCGAATCACTCCATGTTAATTTATTCCGTTTTTTCTTACGCCGAATGGACTTACGCCAGCATCGAAAAATTGTATTGATTGATAACTATATTTCCTACACCGGAAGTATGAATATGGTTGATCCTCGTTATTTCAAGCAAGATTCAGGTGTAGGACAATGGATTGATATCATGGTCAGAATGGAAGGCCCTGTTTCTACTACTTTAGGTATGATTTATGCCTTTGATTGGGAAATGGAAACAGGTGAGCGCCATTTACCTCCCCCTCCTGATGACAACATTATGCCTTGTGAACAAGAAAGCGGTCATACAACACAAGTGATTGCTTCAGGTCCAGGCTTTCCTGATGAACTAATCCAGCAATCATTAATTACCGCCATTTATTCAGCAAGAAAAGAATTGGTTCTTACAACACCTTATTTTGTGCCTAGTGACGATCTTGCCCATGCAATCTCAACCGCAGCAATGCGGGGTGTTGAGGTAAGTATTATTGTGCCTCGTAGTAATGATTCTTTCCTTGTACGTTGGGCAAGTCGTGCATTTTTTACAGAAATGCTCGAAGCAGGTGTGAAAGTCTTTCAGTTTGAAGATGGCTTATTACATACCAAAAGCGTAATGGTTGATGGGCAACTCAGCATGGTCGGCTCTGTTAATCTTGATATGCGAAGCTTATGGTTAAACTTTGAAATTACTGTCGTCATTGATGATGAAGGTTTTGGTAGCGACTTAAGCATTGTACAATATGATTACATTGCTCGTTCTACAGAATTAACATTAGATGAATGGGAAAAGCGACCGTTCTTCAATCGCGTTTTAGAACGTATCTGCTATTTCTTTAGCCCTCTGTTATAA
- a CDS encoding putative quinol monooxygenase, protein MLKVIAEEFIKTEAIEIVLPLYRELVEATKKEPLCISYDLYIDEKDPGHFVFIEQWPDHAALDIHCASEHFQRLVPMIDAYKKAEPKFLLMGNAFDEK, encoded by the coding sequence ATGCTAAAAGTGATTGCTGAAGAATTTATTAAAACAGAAGCGATTGAAATTGTTTTACCACTCTACCGTGAATTAGTGGAAGCGACAAAGAAAGAACCTCTTTGTATTAGTTATGATTTATATATTGATGAAAAAGACCCAGGTCATTTTGTTTTTATTGAGCAATGGCCTGATCATGCTGCTCTTGATATTCATTGTGCCAGTGAACATTTTCAGCGGCTCGTTCCTATGATTGATGCCTATAAAAAAGCCGAGCCTAAATTTTTACTTATGGGGAATGCTTTTGATGAAAAGTAA
- a CDS encoding carboxymuconolactone decarboxylase family protein — MSKLRLSYPKLSPAAYAGLIQCKTALESSSLDIMLIELVYLRVSQINGCAFCLEMHSTSLRHHGVTQNKLDALNGWQVSERFTEKERAALLWTDAVSQISAKNTNDDIYQQVKAYFSDTEMSDLTLAIGLMNAFNRIAVSLRQ, encoded by the coding sequence ATGTCAAAATTGCGTTTATCTTACCCAAAACTTAGTCCCGCAGCTTATGCGGGCTTAATTCAATGTAAAACAGCATTAGAAAGTAGCTCACTTGATATTATGTTGATTGAACTTGTTTATTTAAGAGTCTCTCAAATCAATGGTTGTGCTTTTTGCCTAGAAATGCACAGTACTTCGTTACGTCATCATGGTGTTACCCAAAATAAATTAGATGCATTAAATGGTTGGCAGGTCAGTGAGCGATTTACAGAGAAAGAACGAGCTGCATTATTATGGACTGATGCTGTAAGTCAAATTTCCGCAAAAAATACCAATGATGATATCTATCAACAAGTGAAAGCATATTTTTCAGATACAGAAATGAGCGATTTAACATTGGCAATCGGATTAATGAATGCCTTTAATCGTATTGCAGTGAGTTTACGTCAGTAA
- the gloA2 gene encoding SMU1112c/YaeR family gloxylase I-like metalloprotein — MLKLNKIHHVAIICVDYEVSKHFYCNILGLTLLKENYREVMQSWKAELAFGDNYQIELFSFPAPPPRLNYPEACGLRHLAFSVDNVEESIQYLQQHGITCEPIRIDPSSHKQFTFFQDPDGLPLELYCA, encoded by the coding sequence ATGCTAAAACTCAATAAAATCCATCATGTTGCGATTATTTGTGTCGATTATGAAGTGAGTAAACATTTCTATTGCAATATTTTGGGATTAACGTTACTCAAAGAAAATTATCGTGAAGTAATGCAATCATGGAAAGCAGAGCTTGCATTTGGAGATAATTACCAAATTGAGCTATTTAGTTTTCCAGCACCACCTCCACGCTTAAATTATCCAGAAGCCTGTGGCTTACGCCATCTTGCTTTTAGTGTCGATAATGTTGAAGAAAGTATTCAATATCTACAACAACATGGTATTACATGTGAGCCAATACGAATTGATCCTAGTAGTCATAAGCAATTTACTTTTTTTCAAGATCCCGATGGATTGCCTCTAGAATTATATTGCGCATAA
- a CDS encoding GNAT family N-acetyltransferase encodes MLTVIKAESSHYNEMISVWESSVRATHTFLSEDIISSLKKDILEQYFPMLNTYIAIDENKTIHGILGTAGNRLEMLFVHADSRGHGCGKLLINFAINTLNIDELDVNEQNPQAVGFYLHIGFEQIGRSELDGQGNPFPLLHLKLNKNKYKY; translated from the coding sequence ATGTTAACAGTTATAAAAGCAGAATCATCACATTATAATGAGATGATCTCAGTGTGGGAGTCTTCAGTGAGGGCAACACATACATTTTTGTCTGAAGATATTATTTCATCGCTTAAAAAAGATATTTTAGAACAGTATTTTCCTATGCTTAATACTTATATTGCGATAGATGAAAATAAAACTATTCATGGGATCTTAGGTACAGCGGGAAATAGGCTCGAAATGCTATTTGTTCATGCTGATTCTAGAGGTCATGGTTGTGGTAAATTGCTCATAAATTTTGCAATAAATACACTCAATATTGATGAGTTAGATGTTAATGAACAAAATCCTCAAGCGGTTGGCTTTTATCTGCATATCGGGTTTGAGCAAATAGGGCGTTCTGAATTAGATGGTCAAGGAAATCCTTTTCCACTACTACATTTAAAATTAAACAAAAATAAGTATAAATACTAA
- a CDS encoding HI1450 family dsDNA-mimic protein has protein sequence MNEPTLISEDDALEQAYDLFLAQAADNLDVADQLLFNLQFEERGAAEVVPLGNDWQFIVGLPVTPARFSEVIIGLAPDDNSDIDDIFGRVLISRDPLNPMFHIIWKS, from the coding sequence ATGAATGAACCAACCTTGATCAGTGAAGATGACGCTCTAGAACAAGCGTATGATCTCTTTTTAGCTCAAGCAGCTGATAATTTAGATGTTGCAGACCAATTACTCTTTAATCTGCAATTTGAAGAAAGAGGTGCAGCCGAAGTGGTTCCATTAGGTAATGATTGGCAATTCATTGTTGGTCTGCCAGTTACACCTGCTCGCTTTAGTGAAGTGATTATTGGCCTTGCACCTGATGATAATTCAGATATTGATGATATTTTTGGGCGTGTACTGATTAGCCGTGATCCTTTAAATCCCATGTTCCATATTATCTGGAAGTCATAA
- a CDS encoding Ail/Lom family outer membrane beta-barrel protein: MKNKLVTPIVAIALSIITFNASANLKNTLSFGYAQTQIKIDGDKVDGAPKGINIKYDHKLNESFGIIGSIIYNHKKYYCYDVQDEMNAQSNFNYYLLTAGPSYRFNEYINIYGLIGTSIISAKYKDDIENYHEKKASLSYGVGLQINPISNIAIDASYEYSKVNDANLGTWVLGVGYRF; the protein is encoded by the coding sequence ATGAAAAACAAATTAGTAACTCCAATTGTAGCTATTGCTTTATCAATAATAACATTTAATGCATCTGCTAATTTAAAAAACACCTTATCCTTTGGTTATGCGCAAACTCAGATAAAAATCGATGGTGATAAGGTAGATGGGGCACCTAAAGGGATTAATATTAAGTATGATCATAAATTAAATGAGAGCTTTGGTATTATTGGCTCAATTATTTATAATCATAAAAAATATTATTGCTATGATGTTCAGGATGAAATGAACGCTCAGAGTAATTTTAATTACTATTTACTTACTGCTGGACCTAGTTACCGATTTAATGAATACATAAATATTTATGGTTTAATTGGTACGAGTATTATTAGTGCTAAATATAAAGATGATATTGAAAATTATCATGAAAAAAAAGCGTCTTTAAGTTATGGTGTAGGTCTTCAAATAAATCCAATCTCTAATATCGCAATTGATGCATCTTATGAATATTCAAAAGTGAATGATGCTAATTTGGGAACTTGGGTACTCGGCGTGGGTTATCGCTTCTAA
- a CDS encoding pentapeptide repeat-containing protein, producing the protein MESIENNQDYLDKTFNKLDVAEGEFKNITFEQCEFHQCDFSSVNLSHCKFVNCLFDRCNLSLAYIPNTRFSNTEFIGCKLVGIDWTKAHWPRFDLYSQLSFKSSILSGCNFFGLKLYESVFDDCRLHDVDFRNAELNKSIMTGSDFTNSLFMQTNIEAVDFTDSHSFDIDIRQNKIAKAKFSKFEALDLLRYLDIKLVD; encoded by the coding sequence ATGGAAAGTATAGAAAATAACCAGGATTATTTAGACAAAACATTTAATAAACTTGATGTGGCAGAAGGGGAATTTAAAAATATTACCTTTGAACAATGCGAATTCCATCAATGTGATTTTTCATCTGTAAATTTATCACACTGTAAATTTGTTAATTGTTTATTTGATCGTTGTAATTTAAGTTTAGCATATATACCGAATACTCGTTTTTCTAATACAGAATTTATAGGGTGTAAACTCGTTGGTATTGATTGGACTAAAGCACATTGGCCTCGGTTTGATCTCTATTCACAATTAAGCTTTAAAAGTAGTATTTTAAGTGGATGTAATTTTTTTGGTTTAAAACTCTATGAATCTGTTTTTGATGATTGTCGATTGCATGATGTCGATTTTAGAAACGCAGAACTTAATAAGTCGATAATGACAGGATCTGATTTTACAAATAGCTTGTTTATGCAGACAAATATTGAGGCTGTAGATTTTACAGATTCACATTCATTCGATATTGATATTCGTCAAAATAAAATTGCAAAAGCAAAGTTTTCAAAATTTGAAGCTCTTGATTTATTGCGATATCTCGATATTAAATTAGTCGATTAA